TACAGGAGGAGCAGGATAGAGTTTCTGCGCGAGGGGAACATGATAATAATCCGCTTTTTGACCAGGGACAACTCAGCTTTGAGGGGAACGCTGAACTCGTATCTGAGATGGATTAAGGTCGCGATGGATTCGCTGGATTTATAATTTATAAATTACATATTGTCTGAGTCTAACATACATTTTGTAAATTCGAAACATTTAAATACTATGAGTTTAGTAATTGGAATTGACAATCCCGTTGGGGGGGTCAGATGCGACAGAAAGTGGTATGGTTTGTACTTGGAGTTCTAGTTGGAAGTCTTTTTGTTGTTTCAGCGTACCCACAGAGCAGTGCCTCTCCAGCAAGCCCAATTTCCGGGATTTACCCAATAAACCAAAACGTCTCCAAAATTTTGGCAGGACTGA
The sequence above is a segment of the Thermococcus sp. genome. Coding sequences within it:
- the pcc1 gene encoding KEOPS complex subunit Pcc1, with protein sequence MGLQGGPDKGWPIEGIVELSFPDEETAKIVYESVLYEHKSVPYRRSRIEFLREGNMIIIRFLTRDNSALRGTLNSYLRWIKVAMDSLDL